The following coding sequences are from one Candidatus Paceibacterota bacterium window:
- a CDS encoding ATP-dependent Clp protease proteolytic subunit codes for MLIPTVIEKSQFGERAYDIYSRLLRDRIVFLAGPIDDDTANIIIAQLLFLESEDSTKDISLYINSPGGTVTSGLAIMDTMNHVTCSVSTVCAGMAASAAAWILSNGEKGKRYTLPNAEVMIHQPLGGAEGQASDIEISARHIIDIKKRLAKILAKNTGKSVQQIETDVDRDFYMTAEDSKAYGIVDEILKEKTSTKKKK; via the coding sequence ATGTTAATCCCAACCGTTATAGAAAAAAGCCAGTTCGGCGAGCGCGCGTACGATATTTACTCACGTCTGCTTCGTGATCGTATCGTCTTTCTTGCCGGCCCGATCGATGACGATACCGCGAATATCATTATCGCGCAGCTACTATTCCTTGAGTCAGAAGACTCTACTAAAGACATTAGTCTCTACATTAACTCCCCCGGCGGCACTGTCACATCCGGACTAGCGATCATGGATACCATGAACCATGTGACCTGCAGTGTCAGCACTGTGTGCGCCGGCATGGCCGCATCGGCTGCAGCCTGGATCCTCTCGAACGGCGAGAAAGGCAAGCGCTACACTCTACCTAATGCTGAAGTGATGATCCATCAGCCACTGGGGGGCGCAGAAGGACAAGCAAGCGACATTGAAATATCAGCACGTCATATTATCGACATCAAAAAACGTCTCGCCAAGATCCTTGCCAAAAATACCGGCAAGAGTGTCCAGCAGATCGAAACTGATGTTGACCGAGACTTTTACATGACCGCTGAAGACTCTAAGGCGTACGGCATTGTCGATGAGATCTTGAAAGAGAAAACCTCGACCAAAAAGAAAAAATAG
- the rny gene encoding ribonuclease Y — MDLNTTLTLLIAALLGLISGYFLRMLVSAARRESIELKIRKQLLQARENAEQIITTAENKADTLLEQARQDAREKEENLQKSEDRLIKREELLDNRQRDLDANEAKLDQRLAEADGLREKARQTLDAREHELERVATLSAEEARDQLFETIEHQYEEDLVVRMQKLEQHGAEKLELKARDILTSAIHRMANSVSSDVMTTTVSIPSDEVKGKVIGKEGRNIRSFERITGVELIVDDTPGTITISSFDPVRRQVARVALENLILDGRIQPTRIEEMVTSAKDKVNTIIKEKGEQAVYEVGVYNLDPRIISILGRLYFRTSYGQNVLQHSIEMSHIAGILAEELGANVAVAKAGALLHDIGKAVDHEVSGTHVEIGRRILQKFGADEEIIKAMQAHHGEYPFESVESIIVQAADAISGARPGARRDTVENYLKRLTELEAIASAVEGVERSYALQAGREIRVFVTPEQVNDVEARQMAREIALQIENELKYPGEIKVNVIRESRSIEFAR, encoded by the coding sequence ATGGACCTTAACACAACGCTTACGTTGCTGATCGCCGCTCTTCTCGGGCTGATCAGTGGCTATTTCTTGCGCATGCTTGTCTCGGCAGCCCGACGTGAGTCTATAGAGCTAAAGATACGCAAACAACTTCTACAAGCCCGGGAAAATGCCGAGCAGATAATAACTACAGCCGAAAACAAGGCAGACACACTTCTTGAACAAGCCCGACAAGACGCACGGGAAAAAGAAGAAAACCTTCAGAAAAGCGAGGATCGACTTATTAAACGTGAAGAACTGCTTGATAACCGTCAGCGTGATCTCGACGCCAATGAAGCAAAACTCGACCAGCGACTAGCCGAGGCAGACGGGCTTCGGGAAAAAGCGCGACAGACCCTCGATGCTCGAGAGCATGAACTCGAACGGGTTGCCACACTGTCTGCAGAAGAAGCCCGTGATCAGTTATTCGAAACGATCGAACACCAGTACGAGGAGGATCTCGTAGTTCGCATGCAGAAACTTGAGCAACACGGCGCGGAAAAACTTGAATTGAAGGCACGCGATATCCTCACCTCTGCTATTCACCGCATGGCCAACTCTGTTTCGTCCGATGTTATGACCACCACGGTCTCGATCCCATCTGATGAAGTAAAAGGTAAGGTTATCGGCAAAGAAGGGCGCAACATTCGCTCATTTGAGCGGATCACGGGTGTGGAACTTATTGTAGATGACACGCCGGGCACCATCACCATCTCCTCATTCGATCCGGTGCGTCGCCAAGTTGCTCGTGTTGCTCTTGAAAACCTTATCCTCGATGGCAGGATCCAGCCAACCCGCATCGAAGAGATGGTGACAAGCGCTAAAGACAAGGTAAACACCATTATTAAAGAAAAGGGAGAGCAAGCTGTTTATGAAGTAGGTGTCTATAACCTTGATCCGCGCATCATTTCTATACTTGGCCGTCTTTATTTCCGCACCAGCTACGGTCAGAATGTACTGCAGCACTCAATAGAAATGTCTCACATCGCTGGAATACTAGCTGAAGAACTTGGGGCAAACGTTGCTGTCGCTAAAGCGGGGGCTCTACTGCACGATATCGGCAAAGCCGTGGACCACGAGGTCTCTGGAACACATGTCGAGATCGGTCGCCGTATCCTGCAAAAATTCGGAGCTGACGAAGAGATCATTAAAGCAATGCAGGCGCATCATGGTGAATATCCATTTGAATCAGTAGAGTCGATCATAGTTCAAGCGGCCGATGCTATTTCCGGCGCTCGCCCGGGCGCTCGTCGCGACACCGTTGAGAACTACCTCAAACGCTTAACGGAGCTGGAGGCTATCGCCTCAGCAGTCGAAGGTGTCGAGAGGTCATACGCACTCCAGGCCGGACGAGAGATCCGTGTATTTGTCACACCGGAACAGGTCAATGATGTTGAGGCTCGACAGATGGCGCGTGAGATAGCCCTCCAAATAGAAAACGAGCTTAAATATCCC